In the genome of Doryrhamphus excisus isolate RoL2022-K1 chromosome 11, RoL_Dexc_1.0, whole genome shotgun sequence, one region contains:
- the sdf2 gene encoding stromal cell-derived factor 2, translating into MDAFNVALLSHTLLCILLSLAFLSRTCLGTELSFVTCGSVIKLLNVKHNVRLHSHDVRYGSGSGQQSVTGVISMEDSNSYWSVRGTRDAVCQRGNAIKCGQTIRLTHVNTGRNLHSHYFTSPLSSNQEVSAFGEEGEGDHLDEWSVECGGSVWKRQEAVRFRHKATEALLSVTGEQYGRPIHGQKEVHAMSSSTQHSLWKAMEGIFIKPTEAMPGQNHHYMHTEL; encoded by the exons ATGGATGCGTTTAATGTTGCTCTTCTTTCGCACACTttactgtgtattttattgtctttaGCGTTTTTATCGCGGACCTGTCTCGGCACGGAGCTGAGTTTCGTGACATGCGGCTCTGTCATCAAACTTTTAAACGTAAAACACAACGTGAGGCTGCATTCTCATGACGTACGCTACGGCTCCG GAAGTGGACAGCAGTCAGTGACAGGCGTCATCAGCATGGAGGACAGCAACAGCTACTGGAGCGTGCGCGGGACTCGTGACGCGGTCTGCCAACGAGGCAACGCAATCAAGTGCGGTCAGACCATCAGACTGACGCACGTCAACACGGGGAGAAACCTGCACAGCCATTACTTCACCTCGCCACTCTCCTCCAACCAG GAGGTGAGCGCGTTCGGCGAGGAGGGCGAAGGAGACCACCTGGACGAGTGGAGCGTGGAGTGTGGCGGGTCAGTATGGAAGCGCCAGGAAGCGGTCCGCTTTCGCCACAAGGCCACTGAAGCGCTGTTGTCGGTGACGGGGGAGCAGTACGGCCGACCCATCCATGGTCAGAAAGAGGTCCACGCCATGTCCAGCAGCACTCAGCACAGCTTGTGGAAGGCCATGGAGGGCATCTTCATCAAGCCCACCGAGGCCATGCCAGGCCAGAACCACCACTACATGCACACGGAGCTCTGA